TCCTAATTTGACGATATTGAGAAAGTCTTTGTTCTGGGATACTGACATTAGCCGCATTGATTGGGAGAAACAATCAAAGGCTGTTATTGAAAGAGTCTTTGAACGCGGGGATCAGGATGAGAAAGAAGAAATAATAAGGTTCTATGGGAAAGCAAAGATTCATTCGGTGATGTTTGCTGTTAAGAACACCTTTTAGCACGTTCTCCATAAATAGATTTCTTCAATGCAAAGAGAAGTCACTTGGCAAACTTTCGGCAACAAATGTCAATTACTGCCGAAAGTTTGATTTTGTATCACGCTTTCTTAACTGCAACAGAACTACAAACTTTTACAAAAATTCGTATTTTTACCCCAGCAAAATCGCAGTTACCACCGACAAAAACCACAGGCATTTTCCAAACTTTGAACACCTAAAAACCAACTGAAAACTCACTAAAAAACCAGCGAAAATGACACTTGAATACCTCAATTTTCGCTAAAAGAATTATACATAACAAATATACTGTTGTACTATATGTATAAAAAATAGTGAGTCTTTCGTGTAGTTTACCTCAAATAAAGGAGACAAAACCTTGATTACGAGCTGATTAAAGGCAAAGTTCGAGACCCGTCTCCCTCCGCATGGCTACCGCCCCCTGAAAAATTATTTAGAGTAGGGAGGACAGGTTTCTAGGTAATCTTAATGCGGACTGGCCCCTTAATGTGCTTAATATCAACAGGCAATCCCTTTAGTGTTATTACTACGATGCCTTTGTTATGCAAATCGATTGCTACTTCGCGTACATCTTTCATATGCTTGCGCCAGTCGTTTGGAAATAGCATACGTGCAATTTCAGAAGGACAGGTACTTTTCTCGGCACCGCGCTGAATGGCGGCTGACAGGATGGTTGTTGCTATTTTCTCGTAATGCTGCATGCGTTTGCTGATAGAATTGGTTGTCGGAAATGCGACATCAAAGATCCTGATCTGCTGTCAAACTTGATAGATTTTTCAATTCTTTGTTGCCTCTCATTAAGAATGGCGGGTATACGCCATAGCACTTTAGGAAGCTCAGGAAGCCAAAACGAAAGAAGTAGAAAGGGCTTTCGATGAGATTTGACGTTCACTTTTTTTGATCTGCAACGAGAAAAACCGCATTTCGTATCGTTACACTTACTCCTGCCCGAAATGCTATAACATTTCTATGCCCATACACGTAGCCAGTACCCATCGAGTACTTCCTGGGACGACGCTAGCTTGCTTTAGCTATATTTATAAAAGGTTTTGAATATCAGGGCTTTTTTGTGGCTCAGTAAATACTTTTGGCCACCCGTATCCACGACTCTGCTACTGCGGCGTCGGTAAAAAAGTGCTCAATGTCACTGCTGTACAATGATTCATATTTCTCCATTTTTGTTGAATCCTGGTGGCAATGTGCCGCTGCGATGCATTGGATATTCCTGTTCCTGGTGATGACCATCTTTTCGGCATCCTCGGGAAACATTGCCACGTAGCCGACTGTCCAGCCGTAACGTGCAAGCGTGAGCGGGATAATACTGCGAAAATATCTGTGCACATCCAGGTCCACTGCATTAAAACCATTTAGGTTTATGAAGATCTTGAAAACGCCCGAATCTGCCACTCGGTCCAGGGCAGCATTTAGCGTTTGCTCCCAATTTAACACATCCTGTTTTGCTACGTCACCACTGATTTGTGTGATAATGAGTTGCTGATCAGCGTACCAGTCGCTGCTTATGATCGTCTTGCCCGGCATGTTGTACTTGTGATGAATGAATCATTTTGAGATGATAATCCGGGAAATGATCTTTTTGTTCTGACCGTCGACAGAAAGTCGTGAACTGTCGACGAAATGAAAAAAGGACTGTCGCCAACAGTCCTCCAATCTCTGGGCTTCTTCCCCCATTTTTTCGAGCCCTTACAAAGTACTTTCAGATCAAAATAGCTGACTTTTCAGCTTGATCAATCAGAATACCCGGGTGATGGAGAACCAGATCGTGGAGATTTTTGAGCGATTCGGATGATCCCCGAGAGCCGTGACAACAGACGATATACGGAAAATCTGCCTGAGATTGCGTCAGCCGGCGCTGAATGGGTAACTAAAAGAGCGTGTCAAAGCTATCTGTTCCCTATTGTATGGCAAACTTTAATGTTACCAACGGATTCCCGGATTTAGAGAAGATCATGGCATTGTAGATCCCTGGGGGATAGTGCCCGACATCTATTTTCATTTCACTCCCAGAAATTTCTTGTTTCAAAGAGCTCGCTCCGCTCACGTCTACGAGCCGGATGTATTGCCCTTCCGAGCCTCCCTTAATGTTTAGCTCGCTGGCTGCCGGATTTGGAAATAGCGTGATAGACGGAGTTTCAGCACATTTGACTGAGACAGCAAGAATACGTGAATAATCAAATGTACCCTCCGCTTCTACCGCTTTGAGCCGGTAATATTGCGTGCCTTTCTGTTGCATCAGGTCAAAATGATAAATACGTCCCGGTTCATTTAAAGAAAGGACCCTGCCAGAAAAACTGAATTCACGGCCGTTCACAGAGGTTTCGATTTCATAGTGACTCATTTTTTCTTCTTGTTCAGCTTTCCATGTCAACCGCGCATTACATCCTGAAACCTGGGCAGCGAATCGTGTGATGTTGACCGGTAATGTGGCGTCATATTCGTAGGCTCCCATATCCACCCCACCGGCCGTAATGCGCTGCCGGCCATCCAGATCCGTGGATACCCCGGAAGGTAACAATGCGTCATTACCTATATTGATACACGGACTTGTCGCTTTCAGTCTATAGTCACCCGAAGCAGTTGGGACAGCGCCTGCTGATACGGGATTTACAAATTTCGGATCAACCGTCCCGTCCAGATTATCGACACTACCGCCCGCCTCTCCCTGGACCAGGCTGTAATTGATGTTCAGTGTTGATGGAAACACATTGTTGGTGTATATACCTGGCTTTCTCACAGCTTCATTGTACGCAACAATGCTATTGTTGAATGTCAGGTTCCCGCCGTAAACATAGATCGCTCCCTGATCAGTTGCGGAATTTCCGGCAATGGTGACATTGTTGAAAGTAGTATTGCTATTTTGATTATACCACGCGCTGCCTGAATTGGCAACATTGCCATGCACCACAACATTCGTAAGTACAGGATGCCCGGATCTGGTATAGCCGCCCCCGCCAACACTTGAACTTCCTCCGTTATTGCTAATCACAACGTTGAGCAATGCAGGGTTTCCGAAATCATTATAAAACCCAAGTCCATAACCAAAACTGCCACTTTGAGCCGTATTATTGGTAATTATAATATTCCGAAATGTAGGACTGGCCCTGTTATTATGCCAGCCTGCACCATTCGGCCCAAAGATATAGCTGTCATTTAAATAGAAACCAGGAGTACTAAAATGCAAGACCCCATCGGAAATTGTAAAACCATCCATGACAAATGCCTGCGTAATGTTCGTTCCCGCAGTGATTACTACATGGTAGGCATTGTCATTCCTGTTTCCCGCATCTCCTATATTTCCACTTAAAATGGTTTTATAGGTGCCCGGTGCCCGATCCGAAAATGCCGGATCACCCGTCGCCGGAAAGCCGCCAAACACCCGGACGTTTTTCGTGAAGGTGAATGCATTGTTTCTGTTCGTCGGATTTATCGTACTCAGGTCGGTTGCCGGCCGGTTAGGAATATACGTTCCTTCTGCAACGTATATCTCGTCAACCTCTGTGTCCGAAGACTCATTGATCATCAGTTGCAGATCAGCAGATGCATTGGCCCAGCTGGCGCCGGTCTGAGTGCCCGAGCCACCCGGTTTTACATACCGGATAATGGCGTGCGCGTTGTGTTTGGAAAACAGAAGGAGGGTAAGTAAAAAGAGAAGTCGCATAGCCACTGGGAATTCGTTGCAGGCTTTTGAGGGTAAAAAACATATGGGAATGATCCAGGCAACAGTACAACTGCCACCCGGATCATCTGCGTTACCTGACAATGACTACCTTCTGTGCTTGGGTAGAACCGTCAATCAGTGTGAGTACAGCGACATATATTCCCTGGGAAAGATTACTAACATTCAGTCCTGCGGATGAAATTGTTTGGACATTCAGGACTTTCACCCCTATCGAATTATAAATTGCCACACCCTTGATCTCTTTATAGTTTGTAAAGAAAAGGTTCTGGCTGGCTGGGTTAGGGTAAATGGGATCATTTGCTTTTGCAAACTCACCAAACTGGATCCTGCTGTAAGCGAAAGTGCCGTCCCTGTCAACCATTTTCAATCTATAATAATTGCCTCCTTTTAGCGGGGCAGAATCTATAAACTCATAATTTTTCAAAACACTGCTTTCACCATGAGCAGGTAATGTACCAATCTGTTTCCATGATTTCCCGTCCTCGCTGCGTTCGATCTGGAATGATTCGCTATTGGTTTCTTCCGTCGTTGACCAGTTTAAAAGTGCAGTACCACGTGATCCGGACTCTTCCTTTGTTAATGTGAATGAAATCAGCGTTACAGGCAATGAGCAGCCTGTTACTGTGATCTTCGTGCTTAATGCACATCCCGCATTGCTATAAACTGCATAGTAAGTTCCTTCAGTTGCCTTGGTAGGATCACTCACCAGTGATGCATCGGAAGGTGTTGCACTGGTGTAAAAAGCCAGCGTGCTTTCCGGTGGGGTAGTGCTCGTTACAAGCGCAGTCAGATCCGCAGTGACGACAGGGCATATCAATAAGACAGTGTTTTGCGATACGACCGGTGCATATGGAACATCGCACAGTGTCACTGTCGAGCAATTGGCGCCGTCATTGCTGCCGGAAGGAGTAAACGTGTTGATTAGATTAGCTGTATTACCTGCTACATCTATCTTATAAAAACCTCCGGTGGTATTGTTGAAAGCATATAAATTTCCGCTGGCATCGGTAACAACAGCTCCGTAGCCTGCATTTGGTAATCCATTTATTGGTGTTTCCGAAACCACCACATTACCGGTAAAGGGATTCAGCGAAGCTAGCCTGGCATCAAGCGTAATACCATAACACAGCTGCTCACTTGACACAAAAGCAATATCCGAGACATTTAGCGGAGTACTCACTGCGGTACCATAATCGGGGCCCGTTTTAAGTACAAAACCAGCCGTGGGATCCACTAGTTGAAGATAGGTAGAACGGGTTGCATCAATATCTACAACATAATAATAAGCATTCGTGCTGGAAGTGAGCATCATATAGCCATTAGGAAGCTCAACACCAATGTTAAACCCACTCGGTAAATTCGCTATTGTATGTGTAACTACACCTCCGTCGCGGTCGATCCGCACAATTCTGTTTGAGTTATTAGTATTGACGTACGCCCACAGCATATCATCAGCTGAATTGTAAACCAAACCATTCAATGTAAACGGCATTGGCGCGATTAGCGTGCGATCTCCACTGGACACATTAAATGCGTAGAGCGAGGAGGGGTTACCACCAGCAGCGGCAACCTGGTATGTTGTGCCGTCATTGCAGGTGAATGGAAGATTTTCCATAAGCGTACTAGCGCAACTTGCTCCGTCATTATTACCTGATGGCGTACTCGTTGAGATTAAAGTGGCCGAGTTCGTCGCAATATTTATCCTGTAATGCGCGCCGGTACTATTTTGGAAGGAATACAAACGTCCTGTAACATCGCTAACTACTGCTCCGTAACTTCCACCTGGCAAGCCGGTTATGGATGTTTCTGAAACCACGACACTACCGGTGAAAGGATTCAGCGAAGCTAACCTGGCATCCGTCGTGATACCATAACTTAGCTGCGTGCTGGACACAAAAGCGATATCCGAGATATTAAGCGGGGCGCTTACTGCAGTACCATAATCCGGACCTGTTTTGAGTGCAAACCCGGCCGTCGGATCAACCAATTGAAGATATGTCGCACGACTTGGATCAAGATCTACAACATAATAATTAGCATTGTTAGTGGTAGACAGCATCATATAGCCATTGGGAAGCTCCGTACCAATGTTAAACCCACTCGGTAGGTTCGCGATTGTGTGTGCAGATACTCCTCCTTCCCGGTCGATCCTGACAATACTATTGGTGCCATTCATGTAGCCCCACAGCATATTATCCACTGAATTGTATATCAATCCATTTACAGGATATGGCAATGTCGCAATTAACGTACGAGTGCCTGTTACTACATCAAATGCATAAAGTGAAGAGTTCGAACTGCCGCCTGCAACCTGGTAGGTAATACCGTCTTCACAGGTAAATGGAAGATCTGCCAGACTTGTAGCAGCGCAACTTGCACCATCATTATTACCTGACGCAGCACTCGTTGAAATCAGAGAAGCAGAGTTGGTGGAAGGATGCACGAGATAAAAAGAGCCTGTACTATTCTGGAACGCATATATTCTGCCTGAAACATCACTAAATACGGCACCATAACTATCCGATCCCGACAACCCGCTGACTGTGGCTCCTACTACCGCATTCCCGGTAAAAGGATCTAGCGTGGCAATCTGGCCACTCGTCGTAATTCCGTAACAAAGTTGATCTTTGGATACAAAAGCTATATCCGAGATCGAAAGCGGAGTACTGATCGCTGTTCCATAAACCGGACCCGTTTGAAGCGCAAACCCCGCCGTTGGATCCACCATTTGCAGATACGTCGGACGACTGGCATCGACATCTACGACATAGTAATGAGTACCGTTATTATTATACAAAAGCATATAGCCAGTGGGCAGCTCAGCACCCACATTAAGTCCTGACGGCAAGCCGACAATGGGATATGATATTGATCCACCTTCTCTGTCGATCCTTACAACGTTATTGGTTCCCGTTCTGAAAGCCCATAACATATTGTCCACAGAACTGTAAATCAAACCATTCAGTATATACGGCAAGGTTGCGATCAGGGTCTTAGCCCCAGTAGCAACGTCGAAGCCGTGAAGTGCTGACGTACTGGTCGGAATAGAATTGATGGTCTGGTATGCGATTCCGTCGTTACAAGTAAACGGAAGATCGACCAGCGTTGTATTGGCACAACTTGCTCCGTCATTATTACCTGATGGATCACTTGTTGAAATCAGAGAAGCAACGTTGGTTGCAGGATCCACCATTGAAAAGGATCCCATACCGTTGTGAAATACGTATATTTTCCCCGACACATCACTAAATATGGCCCCATAGTTACCAGATGACGGCAATCCATTAACTGCGGCCCCAATCACCACATTACCAGTGAAAGGATCAAGTGTTGCAATTTGAGAATCTCGTGTAATACCGTAACAAAGTTGATCTTTTGATACAAAGGCTAAATCAGATACGGTGAGCGAACTACTCATCGCTGTCCCGTAGTCCGGACCTGTTTTAACCACAAATCCCGCAGTTGGATCTACCAGTTGCAAGTAAGTCGCACGACTGGGGTTAACATCAACAACATAATAATCGGAGGTGTTGATACTATACAAAAGCAAATAGCCACCAGGTAGCTCAGCACCCACGTTCGGGTTCAGTCCTGATGGCAGATTTTGTATCGGATACGATGTAGTCCCTCCTGTTTTATCGATCCTTACAATGTTATTAGTACCCGTTTGAAAAGCCCATAACATATTATCCACAGAATTGTATATTAAACCATTCACGTGAAAAGGTAAAGTTGCGATCAGGGTTTTAACGCCTGTGGTAACATCAAACCCGTGAAGTCCTGATGTAGTATTTGCCGTGGAATTGATAGTCTGGTAGGCAATTCCATCATTACAGCTAAACGGTTCCTCAGCAAAATTTGGTCTTGCAGCGATACTCACATGCGATGTGAGCAGACTCAGGAAAACAGCGAATAGTAATTGAGTAAATGTTCTTTTCATCAAAAATTTCAGTTTGGACGATTTTTTTTTCATAGCAATGTGATGGGAAACAAACAACCGCGTTGAGTGATGGATACAACTAATTTTACGGTTTCGAATGTAGATCTCTTTTCTGGTGATGGCTAAAAACGGGCATGGACAAAAGCGTGGACACAGGTAAAATGCTGCCTGAATGGCTCTAAATGGCGATTTTATGAAAGAGCATGCTACTCATCCGCTGAGGAATCATCTGTGACAATGCGTCAACAATATGTCACACACTATTTATCGTACCGATCGTAGGTATATGCACTCACCCCATTCGTCGAGACAAAATAGATGCACTTCTGGCAAGTAGAAGCGTTGTAGACTTTATTTGTAGAAGTACTCAACAGTATTTACCGTTTATTTCCGGCGGCAGTTACCAGATTATGAATCAATATTTTGTTTTAGTACTCCTTTTGTTTTTATGTCTTTTCTTTCAAAATGTCTCTACCGCTCAACAACCCGATGAATTCGAAACGGTAATTCGTGAACTCGCCAGCACACTTCCGTCCGGTCGTGTCATCAGAACTTCCCGCTATGTAGATAGTCTCAGGGAATCAAAAGTATCAATAGCAGGTGTTGGCTATCGTTTGGAAAAACTAAGCCAGAAAGCAACCCTGTGGAATGATCAGCTATTATCAAGTCATGTCAGATTTTACCAGATCACAAAAAGAGGTTTTCAGTCAGCATTAACCCCCAACGACATTATTGCTGAGTTTGACTCCGCGAGAACATATTTCGAAAAAAGTGATGATCAAAGATATACGGCTGTTTGCCACTATTATATTGGTTGCCAGCGGTACGA
This Dyadobacter sp. UC 10 DNA region includes the following protein-coding sequences:
- a CDS encoding DUF3253 domain-containing protein — protein: MQHYEKIATTILSAAIQRGAEKSTCPSEIARMLFPNDWRKHMKDVREVAIDLHNKGIVVITLKGLPVDIKHIKGPVRIKIT
- a CDS encoding choice-of-anchor Q domain-containing protein — its product is MRLLFLLTLLLFSKHNAHAIIRYVKPGGSGTQTGASWANASADLQLMINESSDTEVDEIYVAEGTYIPNRPATDLSTINPTNRNNAFTFTKNVRVFGGFPATGDPAFSDRAPGTYKTILSGNIGDAGNRNDNAYHVVITAGTNITQAFVMDGFTISDGVLHFSTPGFYLNDSYIFGPNGAGWHNNRASPTFRNIIITNNTAQSGSFGYGLGFYNDFGNPALLNVVISNNGGSSSVGGGGYTRSGHPVLTNVVVHGNVANSGSAWYNQNSNTTFNNVTIAGNSATDQGAIYVYGGNLTFNNSIVAYNEAVRKPGIYTNNVFPSTLNINYSLVQGEAGGSVDNLDGTVDPKFVNPVSAGAVPTASGDYRLKATSPCINIGNDALLPSGVSTDLDGRQRITAGGVDMGAYEYDATLPVNITRFAAQVSGCNARLTWKAEQEEKMSHYEIETSVNGREFSFSGRVLSLNEPGRIYHFDLMQQKGTQYYRLKAVEAEGTFDYSRILAVSVKCAETPSITLFPNPAASELNIKGGSEGQYIRLVDVSGASSLKQEISGSEMKIDVGHYPPGIYNAMIFSKSGNPLVTLKFAIQ
- a CDS encoding T9SS type A sorting domain-containing protein, whose translation is MKRTFTQLLFAVFLSLLTSHVSIAARPNFAEEPFSCNDGIAYQTINSTANTTSGLHGFDVTTGVKTLIATLPFHVNGLIYNSVDNMLWAFQTGTNNIVRIDKTGGTTSYPIQNLPSGLNPNVGAELPGGYLLLYSINTSDYYVVDVNPSRATYLQLVDPTAGFVVKTGPDYGTAMSSSLTVSDLAFVSKDQLCYGITRDSQIATLDPFTGNVVIGAAVNGLPSSGNYGAIFSDVSGKIYVFHNGMGSFSMVDPATNVASLISTSDPSGNNDGASCANTTLVDLPFTCNDGIAYQTINSIPTSTSALHGFDVATGAKTLIATLPYILNGLIYSSVDNMLWAFRTGTNNVVRIDREGGSISYPIVGLPSGLNVGAELPTGYMLLYNNNGTHYYVVDVDASRPTYLQMVDPTAGFALQTGPVYGTAISTPLSISDIAFVSKDQLCYGITTSGQIATLDPFTGNAVVGATVSGLSGSDSYGAVFSDVSGRIYAFQNSTGSFYLVHPSTNSASLISTSAASGNNDGASCAATSLADLPFTCEDGITYQVAGGSSNSSLYAFDVVTGTRTLIATLPYPVNGLIYNSVDNMLWGYMNGTNSIVRIDREGGVSAHTIANLPSGFNIGTELPNGYMMLSTTNNANYYVVDLDPSRATYLQLVDPTAGFALKTGPDYGTAVSAPLNISDIAFVSSTQLSYGITTDARLASLNPFTGSVVVSETSITGLPGGSYGAVVSDVTGRLYSFQNSTGAHYRINIATNSATLISTSTPSGNNDGASCASTLMENLPFTCNDGTTYQVAAAGGNPSSLYAFNVSSGDRTLIAPMPFTLNGLVYNSADDMLWAYVNTNNSNRIVRIDRDGGVVTHTIANLPSGFNIGVELPNGYMMLTSSTNAYYYVVDIDATRSTYLQLVDPTAGFVLKTGPDYGTAVSTPLNVSDIAFVSSEQLCYGITLDARLASLNPFTGNVVVSETPINGLPNAGYGAVVTDASGNLYAFNNTTGGFYKIDVAGNTANLINTFTPSGSNDGANCSTVTLCDVPYAPVVSQNTVLLICPVVTADLTALVTSTTPPESTLAFYTSATPSDASLVSDPTKATEGTYYAVYSNAGCALSTKITVTGCSLPVTLISFTLTKEESGSRGTALLNWSTTEETNSESFQIERSEDGKSWKQIGTLPAHGESSVLKNYEFIDSAPLKGGNYYRLKMVDRDGTFAYSRIQFGEFAKANDPIYPNPASQNLFFTNYKEIKGVAIYNSIGVKVLNVQTISSAGLNVSNLSQGIYVAVLTLIDGSTQAQKVVIVR